The following are from one region of the Cupriavidus sp. D39 genome:
- a CDS encoding HU family DNA-binding protein produces MATKAKAVVKTPAKPAAKKAAPAKKAVAPAKKAAAAAPVAKPLKETFTKASLLAHLVAQTDLDAKTVKTVLAHLENTVLSAVHKKGAGEFTLPGLLKVTALQVPATKKRFGKNPFTGEDQWFAAKPATVKVKVRPLKKLKDAAAL; encoded by the coding sequence ATGGCAACCAAAGCGAAAGCTGTCGTAAAGACCCCGGCCAAGCCTGCCGCCAAGAAGGCAGCGCCGGCCAAGAAGGCAGTAGCACCGGCAAAGAAGGCCGCTGCGGCTGCACCGGTGGCGAAGCCGCTGAAGGAAACCTTCACCAAGGCGAGCTTGCTGGCCCACCTGGTCGCCCAGACCGATCTGGATGCCAAGACCGTCAAGACCGTGCTGGCCCATCTGGAAAACACTGTCCTGAGCGCGGTACACAAGAAGGGCGCGGGCGAGTTTACGCTCCCCGGCCTCCTCAAGGTCACCGCCCTCCAAGTGCCGGCGACCAAGAAGCGCTTCGGCAAGAATCCGTTCACCGGCGAAGATCAGTGGTTCGCAGCAAAGCCCGCGACCGTCAAGGTCAAGGTCCGCCCGCTGAAGAAGCTGAAGGACGCCGCCGCGCTGTAA
- a CDS encoding DUF7696 family protein, with amino-acid sequence MTSNSAVEFEIPAAIAATLARRRSQYTDQPQAWRTLCEAAFVAGLPEPARAAFLSNVTTQRGADIALRLREHAASIRAAVVQHLERRSTNPCMHPSPTASSGQPEA; translated from the coding sequence ATGACATCCAATTCCGCAGTCGAATTCGAGATCCCCGCCGCTATCGCGGCAACGCTGGCTCGTCGCCGGTCCCAGTACACGGACCAGCCACAAGCTTGGCGCACCCTTTGTGAGGCGGCATTCGTCGCCGGTCTTCCCGAACCCGCTCGCGCGGCGTTCCTTTCCAACGTAACGACCCAGCGCGGGGCCGACATAGCCCTGCGCCTTCGGGAGCATGCTGCGTCGATTCGCGCCGCCGTCGTTCAGCACCTTGAGCGAAGGAGTACCAATCCATGCATGCACCCATCACCTACAGCGAGTTCGGGCCAGCCCGAAGCCTGA
- a CDS encoding tyrosine-type recombinase/integrase: MTPVDSLWLTNPTLAYADWQRREAAGADRRPFAARSIIQHQAMFEHFRRHLLDADTTVATFGPDHIDTFWQAPDARGYSTATRMRYLKLLDRLCRHLVAIGVRKSNPAGQLVRNGHWPKAEPDPIYLPEDADARLQAWVQPHAADDPAALRNRAIVALFLGTGVTALEGRTARREDLQPDAAPPYLRVPAHGARDTRTIHLAAFAVPILTEWCVRRQTLPVVGDLVFSLQASGEPITDMSLGKIVRAALVAIDFEAEDMSPRVLRNTYCRRLLLAGRHRDEVSKLLGLASTRTCDRLRATIVAQL; the protein is encoded by the coding sequence ATGACACCCGTCGACAGCCTCTGGCTCACCAATCCCACCCTCGCCTACGCCGATTGGCAGCGCCGCGAGGCAGCCGGAGCGGACCGGCGCCCTTTCGCGGCCCGCTCGATCATCCAGCATCAGGCCATGTTCGAGCATTTTCGGCGTCATCTGCTCGACGCCGACACCACCGTGGCCACGTTCGGCCCAGACCATATCGATACCTTCTGGCAGGCGCCCGACGCGCGCGGCTACAGTACCGCCACGCGCATGCGCTATCTGAAACTGCTGGACCGGTTGTGTCGCCACCTGGTTGCCATCGGCGTGCGCAAGAGCAATCCAGCCGGTCAATTGGTCCGCAACGGTCATTGGCCGAAAGCCGAGCCGGACCCCATCTACCTGCCAGAGGACGCGGACGCCCGCCTGCAGGCTTGGGTGCAGCCGCACGCAGCGGATGATCCGGCTGCCTTGCGCAACCGCGCCATCGTGGCGCTTTTCCTCGGCACCGGCGTCACGGCATTGGAAGGCCGCACAGCCCGCCGGGAGGACCTCCAGCCCGATGCTGCCCCGCCCTACCTGCGCGTGCCCGCCCACGGCGCGCGTGATACACGCACGATCCACCTCGCCGCGTTCGCGGTGCCAATCCTGACGGAGTGGTGCGTTCGCCGGCAGACCCTTCCGGTCGTTGGCGACCTCGTGTTCTCACTCCAGGCCAGCGGCGAGCCGATCACTGATATGAGTCTTGGCAAGATCGTGCGAGCGGCGCTCGTCGCGATCGACTTCGAAGCTGAAGACATGAGCCCGCGGGTGCTGCGGAACACCTACTGCCGGCGGCTGCTACTTGCCGGGCGCCACCGCGATGAAGTCAGCAAGCTGCTTGGGCTGGCCAGCACGCGAACTTGTGATCGGCTAAGGGCCACCATCGTTGCTCAGTTGTAA
- a CDS encoding SMC family ATPase encodes MRPLKLTLSGFHGVRDGMRRESVTLDLTDLPTGLIALVGPNGAGKTTLMDNLHPYPIMPSHAAKMSADAFSYWDHLCAPRAEKELVWEHGGKTYRSAFSFRNSGKTRKAEYYLLERGAAGNDVPLRLPDGTVSDGKADTYNRCLEGVMGSPEAFFTSVFSAQNRRPLASYQTGEIKKLLAELLGIEHLRDLSAKAGEVAKLLGRNLDALQGDVVALMGKRDRGSVLAGEIRQIGERLGGERDARERETANGAKLLQERATLAAKQSAGAAVEARLRELTQRQSELTSRSRQLVADDKAAGSRAALRRRELDSQVSARKATLADGDAITVAVGQRDAVQMEIGRSQAELAKLQKSVTELEAVRLAHTSLSTELAGLEARGATEAQLAKGLKGQADVIETVPCADHPMHAVCPLLGQARDAKAKLGRQLVLVTDLRDSYRAKLEAKKPMDLALATLASARAAHTTLQAGLVQQERELQRLTTLAAKLPLLEAAREGLAQVTRDIATLAEEETARQTRHARDQADVESQSTAVQRELATLATEDVTGKLAQLDRQVTASREAVAALDARIEALIRQQSTLAAEVERLEAELSSLPAAQGRAEALSDRIAVWKLLAKALGNDGVIALSIDDAGPELTRTVNDLLLACYGPRFTIAIQTQTALANGEKREGFEIAVQDGDSGESKNFTVMSGGQKIWINECLTRGIALYRARDTGQVFQTLFTDEADGPLDPDRKRAFMQMKREVLRQGGYEREFFISHTPNSVDEADAVIDVAALAA; translated from the coding sequence ATGCGCCCGCTGAAGCTGACCCTTTCGGGATTCCATGGGGTACGCGACGGCATGCGCCGCGAAAGCGTTACCCTGGACCTCACTGACCTGCCAACCGGCTTGATCGCGCTGGTGGGCCCGAACGGGGCCGGCAAGACGACGCTGATGGACAACCTCCATCCGTACCCGATCATGCCTAGCCATGCCGCCAAGATGTCTGCGGATGCGTTTTCCTACTGGGACCATCTCTGCGCCCCGCGCGCTGAGAAAGAACTGGTCTGGGAGCACGGCGGCAAGACTTACCGGTCGGCGTTCTCATTTCGTAATTCCGGCAAGACGCGCAAGGCGGAGTACTACCTGCTCGAGCGCGGCGCCGCTGGCAATGATGTGCCGCTGCGCCTGCCGGACGGGACAGTGTCCGATGGCAAGGCCGATACCTACAACCGCTGTCTAGAAGGGGTCATGGGCTCGCCCGAAGCGTTCTTCACGAGCGTCTTTTCCGCGCAGAACCGCCGTCCGCTTGCCAGCTACCAGACCGGCGAGATCAAGAAGCTGCTGGCGGAGCTGCTGGGCATCGAGCACCTTCGGGATCTGTCGGCGAAAGCCGGCGAGGTGGCCAAGCTGCTCGGCCGCAATCTCGATGCGCTGCAAGGCGACGTGGTTGCCCTCATGGGCAAGCGCGATCGCGGTTCCGTGCTGGCCGGCGAGATTCGGCAGATAGGCGAACGCCTCGGTGGTGAGCGGGACGCGCGGGAGCGCGAGACTGCCAACGGCGCTAAGTTGCTGCAGGAGCGGGCCACGCTGGCGGCCAAGCAGTCCGCTGGCGCCGCTGTCGAAGCCCGCTTGCGGGAGTTGACCCAGCGCCAAAGCGAATTGACGTCGCGTAGCCGCCAGTTGGTGGCTGATGACAAGGCTGCTGGCAGTCGCGCAGCCTTGCGGCGGCGCGAGCTGGATAGCCAGGTCAGCGCTCGCAAGGCGACGCTTGCCGATGGCGACGCGATCACTGTGGCGGTAGGGCAGCGCGATGCCGTGCAGATGGAGATCGGCCGCAGTCAGGCCGAACTCGCGAAGCTGCAGAAGTCGGTCACGGAACTGGAAGCCGTACGACTGGCGCATACATCCCTTTCCACTGAGCTGGCAGGCCTGGAAGCCCGCGGCGCCACCGAGGCGCAGCTGGCGAAGGGTCTCAAGGGGCAAGCCGATGTCATCGAGACCGTGCCGTGCGCGGACCATCCCATGCATGCTGTGTGCCCGTTGCTGGGCCAGGCGCGCGACGCGAAAGCGAAGCTGGGCCGCCAGTTGGTGCTGGTGACTGACCTCCGGGACAGCTACCGCGCCAAGCTGGAGGCCAAGAAGCCGATGGACCTTGCGCTGGCCACCCTGGCCAGCGCCCGTGCTGCCCACACCACGCTGCAGGCTGGGCTGGTGCAACAGGAGCGAGAGCTGCAGCGCCTGACGACGCTGGCCGCCAAGCTGCCATTGCTGGAAGCCGCCCGGGAGGGCTTGGCCCAGGTAACACGTGATATAGCGACGCTCGCTGAAGAGGAAACGGCGCGTCAGACCCGGCATGCCCGGGATCAGGCCGACGTGGAATCGCAGTCCACCGCAGTGCAGCGGGAATTGGCGACGCTGGCCACCGAAGACGTGACCGGCAAGCTGGCCCAGCTGGATCGCCAGGTGACTGCCAGCCGGGAGGCTGTCGCGGCCCTTGACGCCCGTATTGAGGCGCTCATCCGCCAGCAAAGCACGCTGGCGGCGGAAGTGGAGCGGCTTGAGGCGGAGTTGTCCAGTCTGCCGGCGGCGCAGGGCAGGGCGGAAGCGCTGTCCGACCGTATCGCCGTGTGGAAGCTGCTGGCGAAAGCCCTTGGCAATGATGGCGTGATCGCGCTATCCATCGATGACGCCGGCCCCGAGTTGACGCGGACGGTGAATGACCTCTTGCTGGCCTGTTACGGACCGCGATTCACCATCGCGATCCAGACGCAGACAGCGCTAGCCAATGGCGAGAAGCGCGAGGGGTTCGAAATCGCTGTGCAGGATGGCGATAGCGGCGAATCGAAGAACTTCACCGTCATGTCTGGCGGACAAAAGATCTGGATCAACGAGTGCCTGACCCGCGGCATTGCGCTCTACCGAGCGCGGGACACGGGGCAAGTCTTCCAGACCCTTTTTACCGACGAGGCAGACGGGCCGTTGGACCCGGATCGTAAGCGCGCTTTCATGCAAATGAAGCGCGAAGTGCTTCGCCAGGGCGGGTATGAGCGTGAGTTCTTTATCTCGCACACCCCCAACTCGGTCGACGAGGCCGATGCAGTGATCGACGTGGCGGCCCTTGCGGCCTAA
- the ltrA gene encoding group II intron reverse transcriptase/maturase: MHGREKSDSAIVATKPANKAWKRAAEWVEPRAGTKGNTGQPHTRRAQNRASVSQGLERVRQAAKQRKKERFTALMHHITIDRLRDSFFALKRNAAPGVDGVTWRYYEAGLEEHLQRLHAQVQSGAYRALPVRRQYIPKPDGKQRPLGIAALEDKIVQRAVVDVLNGIYETDFLGFSYGFRPGRSQHDALDALATAITSTPVNWILDADIRSFFDSVSQDWLIRFMEHRIGDPRIIRLVRKWLKAGVLEDGEWSVSEEGTPQGAVISPLLANVYLHYVFDLWANRWRRREAKGNVIISRYADDVVVGFEHEADARHFWDAMRLRLEEFSLVLHPDKTRLLEFGRNAAGRRKRHGLGRPETFSFLGLVYICGKSRRGAFQLQRKTRGDRMQAKLRQIKEELRRRMHEPIPIQGHWLRQVVRGYFAYHAVPTNSRALVAFRYHVTNLWRRSLRRRSQKDAMTWARMTRLADDWLPRPRILHPWPSDRFAVKHPRWEPGA, translated from the coding sequence ATGCACGGACGGGAGAAGTCAGACTCCGCCATAGTAGCGACGAAGCCCGCGAACAAGGCCTGGAAACGGGCTGCGGAGTGGGTGGAGCCAAGGGCGGGGACCAAGGGGAACACGGGTCAGCCACACACGCGCCGGGCACAGAACCGGGCAAGCGTGTCACAGGGGTTGGAACGTGTACGGCAAGCGGCAAAGCAGCGGAAGAAGGAACGGTTTACCGCGCTTATGCACCATATCACGATCGACAGGCTTCGGGATTCGTTCTTTGCGCTTAAACGCAATGCGGCCCCCGGAGTGGACGGCGTGACGTGGCGGTACTACGAGGCGGGACTGGAAGAACATCTCCAGCGCTTGCACGCGCAAGTACAGAGCGGAGCGTATCGGGCGCTGCCCGTTCGGCGGCAGTACATACCGAAGCCGGATGGCAAGCAGCGTCCGTTGGGGATTGCGGCGCTGGAGGATAAGATTGTCCAGCGCGCGGTGGTTGACGTGCTCAACGGGATATACGAGACAGATTTCCTCGGTTTCTCGTACGGGTTCCGGCCCGGGCGTAGCCAGCACGATGCGCTGGACGCGCTGGCAACGGCGATCACCAGCACCCCGGTGAACTGGATTTTAGACGCCGACATTCGGAGCTTCTTCGACTCGGTCAGCCAGGATTGGCTGATCCGATTCATGGAGCACCGGATTGGCGATCCACGCATCATCCGCCTTGTGCGCAAGTGGCTCAAGGCGGGCGTCCTGGAGGACGGAGAATGGAGCGTCAGTGAAGAAGGCACGCCACAGGGGGCTGTGATTTCGCCCCTGCTCGCGAACGTCTATCTGCACTACGTCTTCGATCTCTGGGCTAACCGGTGGCGACGGCGCGAAGCCAAGGGCAACGTCATCATCTCGCGGTACGCGGATGATGTGGTGGTCGGCTTTGAGCACGAAGCTGACGCGCGGCACTTCTGGGATGCGATGCGACTGAGGTTGGAGGAGTTCTCGCTGGTGCTTCACCCGGACAAGACGCGGCTGCTTGAGTTTGGCCGCAATGCAGCGGGCAGGCGCAAGCGGCATGGTCTTGGCCGACCGGAGACCTTCTCGTTCCTGGGCCTCGTCTATATCTGTGGCAAATCCCGTCGCGGTGCCTTCCAGCTTCAGCGGAAGACCCGTGGCGACCGCATGCAGGCGAAACTCAGGCAAATTAAGGAGGAGTTACGGCGGCGCATGCATGAACCAATACCCATCCAAGGGCACTGGCTCAGGCAAGTGGTACGCGGCTATTTTGCGTACCACGCGGTTCCTACGAACTCGCGGGCGCTCGTGGCATTTCGTTATCACGTTACCAATCTCTGGCGGCGCTCGCTGCGGCGGCGCAGCCAGAAAGATGCCATGACGTGGGCGCGGATGACCCGGCTCGCCGATGACTGGCTCCCGAGACCTCGAATTCTTCATCCGTGGCCCAGCGACAGATTCGCCGTCAAACACCCAAGGTGGGAGCCCGGTGCCTGA
- a CDS encoding polymer-forming cytoskeletal protein, protein MVRGAVEGYHVVIDGTVEGDVTAAASLVVNGRVRGDISYAGTIRLGHHAVLEGKVSRVVALAAPADIKIVEPAEAPLTES, encoded by the coding sequence ATGGTCCGTGGTGCCGTCGAGGGCTACCATGTCGTGATTGACGGCACCGTCGAGGGCGACGTCACAGCAGCGGCCTCGCTGGTGGTCAACGGCCGCGTGCGTGGGGACATCTCCTATGCCGGTACGATTCGGCTAGGCCACCATGCCGTGCTCGAGGGAAAGGTGTCGCGCGTCGTCGCGTTGGCCGCCCCAGCCGACATCAAGATCGTAGAACCCGCCGAGGCGCCTCTGACGGAGAGCTAA
- a CDS encoding DDE-type integrase/transposase/recombinase — MPKLADEGIYVGSVSTIYRVLHAAGQSRRRGRSKAPCVRPLTTHRATGPNQVWCWDITWLPTTVKGKFFYWYMMKDIYSRKLVANEVHESQTAEHASRLLMHGCLREQTAGRPLVLHSDNGKVMKGATMLAAMYDLGVVPTYSRSRVSDDNAYAEALFYTAKYCPMWPERPFESLEQARDWVLRFVRWYNDEHRHSGLKCVTPSQRHQGKATALLAQRTALYEAARARNPQRWTAGIRNWELPDAVYLNPERAQQNAENYKQAA, encoded by the coding sequence GTGCCAAAGCTGGCGGATGAAGGCATCTACGTGGGATCGGTATCGACGATCTACCGGGTGCTGCACGCAGCGGGACAAAGCCGTCGGCGCGGCCGCAGCAAGGCCCCGTGCGTGCGCCCGCTGACGACGCACCGGGCTACGGGTCCGAACCAAGTGTGGTGTTGGGACATTACCTGGCTACCGACCACGGTCAAGGGTAAGTTCTTTTACTGGTACATGATGAAGGATATCTACAGCCGCAAGCTGGTCGCCAACGAGGTGCATGAGAGCCAGACGGCTGAGCACGCCAGCCGCCTGCTGATGCACGGCTGTTTGCGGGAGCAGACCGCGGGTCGTCCGCTGGTACTGCACTCGGACAACGGCAAGGTCATGAAAGGGGCCACCATGCTGGCAGCGATGTATGACCTAGGCGTGGTGCCCACCTACAGCCGGTCAAGGGTGAGCGACGACAACGCCTATGCCGAAGCGTTGTTCTACACGGCGAAGTACTGCCCGATGTGGCCAGAGCGCCCGTTCGAGAGCCTGGAACAAGCGCGTGACTGGGTGTTGCGCTTCGTGCGCTGGTACAACGACGAGCACCGACACAGCGGCCTGAAATGCGTCACGCCAAGCCAGCGGCATCAGGGCAAAGCTACCGCATTGTTGGCGCAGAGAACGGCGCTGTATGAAGCCGCACGCGCCCGGAATCCGCAGCGTTGGACCGCGGGCATCCGCAACTGGGAACTCCCAGATGCGGTGTATCTGAACCCGGAGAGAGCGCAGCAAAACGCAGAGAATTACAAGCAAGCAGCGTAA
- a CDS encoding DUF6884 domain-containing protein → MACSATKLDRPAPAMDLYRGVMYETFRAHVRADAQPQVIILSAQHGFIQPDAEIAPYDVRMTADRAETMLLDLATAMAGAAWPDQVGPVFLAGGMHYRRVMRAAVERLARKVGAGAAPAIMETSGGIGMQRSQLGQYLNGLSCQLTEEIGRFPNGVPYFRRAGPFTVGERVIHAYRHLPGIAPRWATIRALFQGPSGLTAEADVEEETGNRAHIASRWIALKNLQPNQ, encoded by the coding sequence ATGGCCTGCTCTGCCACGAAGCTCGATCGCCCCGCTCCGGCCATGGATCTGTACCGCGGCGTCATGTATGAGACCTTCCGCGCCCATGTGCGAGCCGATGCGCAGCCGCAGGTCATCATCCTCTCCGCGCAGCATGGCTTTATCCAGCCGGATGCGGAGATTGCCCCCTATGATGTCCGCATGACCGCGGATCGCGCGGAGACCATGCTCTTGGACCTGGCGACGGCGATGGCCGGTGCGGCATGGCCCGACCAGGTCGGCCCGGTCTTCCTCGCCGGTGGCATGCACTACCGTCGCGTAATGCGCGCAGCCGTGGAGCGATTGGCGCGTAAGGTTGGTGCTGGCGCCGCGCCGGCGATCATGGAAACCAGCGGCGGCATCGGCATGCAGCGCTCCCAGCTCGGCCAGTACCTGAACGGCTTGTCCTGCCAACTAACCGAAGAGATCGGGCGCTTTCCCAACGGAGTGCCCTACTTCCGCCGCGCTGGGCCGTTCACGGTGGGCGAGCGCGTCATTCACGCCTACCGCCACCTGCCCGGCATTGCGCCCCGTTGGGCAACCATCCGGGCCCTTTTCCAAGGACCCAGTGGCCTGACAGCCGAAGCCGATGTCGAAGAGGAAACGGGAAACCGCGCGCACATCGCTTCCCGTTGGATTGCCCTGAAGAATCTCCAGCCGAACCAATGA
- a CDS encoding metallophosphoesterase family protein codes for MQHEGARLRMAHFSDLHYSPGHLTEAERCFGFAVEDAIAAECDVGVVSGDSTDHRLDAHTPALGALGRRIHQLSGAMPVLMLQGTFSHEPQGTLDLFRLIGARYPVYVADRIHQVALRAGVFIPSEGPLFTRPEMDGLVAGGLPDVVFTCVPTVNKAVLASVAGVAAAATALGDHLSAFLVAAGAVNQQLRGLGVRTVGVSHGTVNGCLTEHGVPMAGFDHEFTIGALFAAQCDAFMLGHIHRCQQWEREGRVVAYPGSIGRFHYGEEGEKSYLQWSVAPGNSVATPVVTPARETVCFDFNGPPDMQQLAVAAATAADKFFRIRWTIDEEHRQLVDREAICALFGAAAEVKLEGRVLPAVRSRAEGISRAATLAEKVERWGELAAVDTSRLVEYLPVLESLDAQAIVDLELAELADAVVPVVSAAPAPAVPAFAPPAPAPTPATAPALDWLSDDLFAGEPA; via the coding sequence ATGCAACACGAAGGCGCGCGCTTGCGCATGGCGCATTTTTCCGATCTGCATTACTCGCCCGGGCACTTGACCGAGGCGGAACGGTGTTTCGGCTTTGCCGTGGAGGACGCAATCGCAGCGGAGTGTGACGTTGGGGTGGTGTCGGGAGATTCGACTGACCACCGTCTTGACGCACACACACCGGCGCTTGGTGCCCTGGGCCGTCGAATCCACCAACTCTCTGGAGCTATGCCAGTCCTGATGTTGCAGGGGACGTTCAGCCATGAGCCGCAGGGCACGCTGGACCTGTTCCGCCTCATCGGGGCACGGTATCCAGTCTATGTCGCGGATCGCATCCATCAGGTGGCGCTGCGCGCGGGCGTCTTCATCCCGTCCGAGGGGCCACTGTTCACCCGGCCCGAAATGGACGGGCTGGTGGCCGGCGGCTTGCCGGACGTGGTCTTTACTTGCGTGCCGACGGTCAACAAGGCAGTGCTGGCGTCGGTGGCGGGTGTCGCTGCGGCCGCCACGGCGCTGGGGGATCATCTGTCTGCGTTTCTGGTTGCCGCCGGCGCCGTCAATCAACAGCTGCGGGGCCTCGGCGTCCGGACTGTCGGTGTGTCCCATGGCACGGTGAATGGCTGTCTCACTGAGCACGGCGTGCCAATGGCGGGTTTCGATCACGAGTTCACTATCGGGGCGCTGTTCGCTGCGCAGTGCGATGCCTTCATGCTCGGCCACATCCACCGCTGCCAGCAATGGGAACGGGAGGGGCGAGTTGTTGCGTATCCGGGGTCGATCGGACGCTTTCACTACGGGGAGGAAGGCGAGAAGTCCTACCTCCAATGGTCAGTGGCACCAGGCAACTCGGTGGCCACGCCGGTCGTGACGCCAGCTAGGGAAACGGTCTGTTTCGACTTCAATGGTCCGCCTGACATGCAACAGCTTGCCGTGGCAGCCGCTACCGCTGCTGACAAGTTCTTCCGCATCCGGTGGACGATCGACGAGGAGCACCGGCAACTGGTGGATCGTGAGGCGATCTGCGCGCTGTTTGGCGCAGCCGCCGAGGTGAAGCTGGAAGGCCGGGTCTTGCCGGCGGTGCGAAGCCGTGCCGAGGGCATCAGCCGGGCCGCAACGCTGGCCGAGAAGGTGGAACGCTGGGGCGAGCTCGCCGCGGTCGATACCTCCCGTCTGGTGGAATATCTGCCTGTGCTGGAGAGCCTGGACGCACAGGCCATCGTCGATCTGGAGCTTGCCGAACTGGCGGACGCTGTTGTGCCGGTGGTGAGCGCTGCTCCCGCCCCGGCGGTGCCGGCGTTCGCACCGCCAGCGCCAGCACCTACGCCTGCTACCGCGCCAGCGCTCGATTGGCTGTCCGATGATCTGTTTGCCGGCGAGCCGGCCTAA
- a CDS encoding IS630 family transposase translates to MRGRPKAELVLSELEREQLKALTMRRKTAQALALRARIVLASAEGLDNKTVAARQRVDVHTVSKWRSRFVADRLDGLLDAPRAGAPRTIGDAQVDAIIAKTLESVPAGATHWSTRTMARAADLSQSTVARIWRAFGLQQHRQETFKLSTDPFFVEKVRDIVGLYLDPPLKAMVLCVDEKSQIQALDRTQPILPLAPGIPERRTHDYMRHGTTTLFAALDIATGKVIGELHRRHRSSEFLQFLRTIEANVPPKLDVHLVMDNYGTHKTPSIKAWFARHPRFHVHFTPTSASWINQVERWFATITEQYIRRGTHRSTRQLEQAIRQYLDLNNANPNPFVWTKSADDILASIRRFCLRISDSGH, encoded by the coding sequence ATGAGAGGAAGACCGAAGGCAGAACTGGTGTTGAGTGAGCTCGAACGTGAGCAACTCAAGGCGCTGACGATGCGGCGCAAGACGGCACAGGCGTTGGCCTTGCGCGCGCGCATTGTGCTGGCTAGCGCTGAAGGCCTGGACAACAAGACCGTCGCGGCAAGGCAGCGTGTCGACGTGCATACGGTCTCCAAATGGCGATCGCGATTCGTCGCGGATCGCCTGGATGGGTTGCTTGATGCTCCGCGCGCAGGGGCGCCGAGGACCATCGGTGATGCGCAGGTGGATGCGATTATTGCCAAGACGCTCGAATCCGTGCCGGCCGGCGCCACCCACTGGAGCACGCGCACCATGGCTCGCGCGGCGGATCTGTCGCAGTCGACCGTGGCGCGTATCTGGCGTGCCTTCGGGCTGCAGCAGCATCGACAGGAGACCTTCAAGCTCTCCACCGACCCATTTTTCGTGGAGAAGGTGCGCGATATCGTGGGGTTGTACCTCGACCCACCGCTCAAGGCCATGGTGTTGTGCGTTGACGAGAAGAGCCAGATCCAGGCACTGGACCGCACGCAGCCCATTCTGCCGCTGGCGCCAGGTATCCCCGAGCGACGTACGCACGACTACATGCGCCATGGCACGACAACGTTGTTCGCCGCGCTGGACATCGCCACAGGGAAAGTTATCGGTGAATTGCATCGCAGACATCGCAGCAGTGAGTTCCTGCAGTTTCTACGCACGATCGAAGCCAACGTGCCGCCCAAGCTCGATGTGCATCTCGTCATGGACAACTACGGCACGCACAAGACGCCGTCGATTAAGGCTTGGTTCGCCCGCCATCCGCGCTTCCACGTCCATTTCACACCGACCTCCGCCTCATGGATCAATCAAGTGGAACGCTGGTTTGCAACCATCACCGAACAATACATCCGCCGCGGCACGCATCGCTCAACCCGACAACTTGAGCAAGCCATCCGCCAATACCTTGACCTGAACAACGCCAACCCCAACCCTTTCGTGTGGACGAAGTCAGCCGATGACATCCTCGCCAGCATCAGGCGATTTTGTCTACGAATTTCTGACTCAGGACACTAG